Part of the Brassica oleracea var. oleracea cultivar TO1000 chromosome C8, BOL, whole genome shotgun sequence genome is shown below.
GACCTGCAAGTAGTTGTTGAGACTGTAAATACCTTTCTCTCTGCCGTTGCCGCTCATCTTGTAACCACCAAAGGGGATGGCTGCGTCAAAGACATCGAAACAGTTGACCCAAACGGTGCCAGCTTTCAAAGCCCTCGACACCCTATTTGCAGTGTCCAGGCTCTTTGTGAAAACCCCTGCGGCTAGCCCGTACCTAGTGTCGTTCGCCCTCTTTATCACCTCATCAACATCACTGAATCCAACATCAACAAACCCCACATCACATATGTAAGGTTTAAGCTTTTAAATTAATCACCATTTTAACCAAAATTGTGCTTTATTTAGTTACTAGATCGGTGTAGACATCCCTACTAATCACATATCCGATCACTAGTGAAGGGGTAAGTATAACTTCAAGTTTATTGGTAGCTAGCTCTATGTACCTGAACTTCAAGATGGACTGGACTGGACCAAAAATCTCGTCTTGAGCGATAAGCATGTCGTCCTGTAATTAAACAGCGGTCAAATACCATAGTGAATTGGTGGTATAAACCAACAATGAAGAAGAGTATTGACTTGGACGAGTTGTTTATACCTTAACATTAGAAAAGACTGTAGGTTGGATGAAGTAGCCTCTGTCTCCAACCTGACCACCACCACATTCAAGAGTAGCATTGCTTTCCACTCCTGACCTTATGTACTTCATCACTTTCTCGAATTGCTTTGAGTCGACCTACACAAAACAAATCAACAAAATAAACAAAAGATAAAAAAAAAAAAAATCCTTTTAATACAAGGAGGGTGTATATATGTGTGACCTGAGGACCCTGTTCAATGCCTTTCTTGAAAGGATCACCAACCACACGTTTTAAAGCGCGTGCCTTTGCTTTCTCAACGAACTCATCATACACTTTCTCATGAACATATGTCCGAGACCCCGCGCAGCAACATTGCCCCTACAAGAAACATTACTATCTCAAGAACTGCTAAGAAACTGACTAATAAGCAAGCTCAATGTTTATTATTATAATATTGACAAAACCTGGTTAAAGAAGAGAGCAAAGTGAGCAAGCTCCACAGCTTTATCAATATCAGCGTCTTCGAATACGATGAACGGTGACTTCCCTCCAAGTTCCAGAGTCACCGGCTTGAGATTGCTGTTAGCAGCCAGTCCAAGTATAACTTTACCAGTATCAGTCGATCCCGTGAAAGCAAGCTGGAGCAAAAAAAGAACAATACAACATAAGTATAGCCTCTTCAAGAAGTTACGAGCAAGCAAATAGATATCTCCACCTTGTCTACATCCATGTGACTTGCGAGAGAAGCACCAGCGGTTGCGCCGAATCCAGAAACAATATTCAGAACACCAGGAGGAAGACCCGCCTATCACAAGAAACATTGTTACTTGTATTTGTCATATTCAAGAAGAGAATCTATTGCATGTATCTTACTTACTTCAAGGAAAAGTTTGCCGACGTAGAAAGCAGTGAGAGGAGTCTGTTCAGCGGTTTTGAGGACAATGGTGTTACCACAAGCAAGAGCAGGACCAACTTTCCAAGCAAACATCAAAAGAGGAAAGTTCCAGGGAATGATCTGTCCAGCAACGCCTATGGGTTCATGCAGCGTCTGAACATGATAGTTTCCGTCAGCTGGAACTGTAAGCCCATGAATCTTATCCGCCCACCCTACACATCAAACCGAAAACCAAGAACGTTCATTCACAGAAACTAGCATCAAGACCAGGAACATTTCTAAACGATTTGATACCAGCATAGTAGCGGAACAATCTGGCGACCATTGGAATCTCTGCTGTTAGTGCTTGTTCATAAGTCTTCCCATTGTCCCATGACTCTAGAGCCGCGAGCTCTTCGCTG
Proteins encoded:
- the LOC106311632 gene encoding aldehyde dehydrogenase family 2 member B4, mitochondrial, whose protein sequence is MAARRVSSLLSRSFSASSPFLSRSQGRNLNNGSRIVRRFGTSSAAEEVISPSVQVSYTKLLIDGNFVDAASGKTFPTLDPRTGEVIAHVAEGDAEDINRAVKAARKAFDEGPWPKMTAYERSRVMLRFADLVEKHSEELAALESWDNGKTYEQALTAEIPMVARLFRYYAGWADKIHGLTVPADGNYHVQTLHEPIGVAGQIIPWNFPLLMFAWKVGPALACGNTIVLKTAEQTPLTAFYVGKLFLEAGLPPGVLNIVSGFGATAGASLASHMDVDKLAFTGSTDTGKVILGLAANSNLKPVTLELGGKSPFIVFEDADIDKAVELAHFALFFNQGQCCCAGSRTYVHEKVYDEFVEKAKARALKRVVGDPFKKGIEQGPQVDSKQFEKVMKYIRSGVESNATLECGGGQVGDRGYFIQPTVFSNVKDDMLIAQDEIFGPVQSILKFSDVDEVIKRANDTRYGLAAGVFTKSLDTANRVSRALKAGTVWVNCFDVFDAAIPFGGYKMSGNGREKGIYSLNNYLQVKAVVTPLNNPAWI